One genomic segment of Paenibacillus durus includes these proteins:
- a CDS encoding cache domain-containing sensor histidine kinase, producing MFKHSIRNRLMALVLLAAVIPAGVSVIFSYLYTKQSVTEQSLDQNRRLLALGAANLDNYFQGINQRSLSIYSGINVQGSFYTSILSVKNPNALPKGTVQPDNRNIVSTQLYNLFLSDRNIFQIHLYVRANKQSNTLLKGLFRREINNRYTPLPNPDGSNRPFIEATHMDHQYGVKSGFPNYKAGETPVFSVHYPIYRTPSNEVIADLSLDFRLTELETISKSMYNSGTERLYIVDEQGKVLYASGGDWIGKPIEASWSKLPQGAGSGHFSWNNKEFKGIIMYRHIDSAIFKGNIIKLVPYEDLYRDARTISRINTGIGVLFLIIAVIAGVLISIGFTRPIKKLISYTQKVQIGQLDASVDLVRVDEFGLLARKITDMTRTINDLILQEYRLEIANKTNQLKVLQAQVNPHFLYNALQSIATLSLRYNAPKIYDLIYSLGSMMRYSMTTDGNQVTLQDEIEHVQNYVALQRERFGEENLRMDVDVEERASGIFVPKMILQPLVENIFKHGFRDGIKDGVISITGKLDAEGRLVIMVRDNGKGISDERLKEVRDCLERTEHSGEEGIGLRNVLARLRLQISERSQLHLQGGEDGAEVVMIIPLDNTAGRKEERTE from the coding sequence ATGTTCAAACACAGCATTCGCAACCGGCTGATGGCGCTCGTGCTGCTGGCCGCCGTCATTCCGGCAGGCGTCTCGGTCATATTCTCGTATCTGTACACGAAGCAATCGGTGACTGAGCAGTCCTTAGACCAGAACCGCAGGCTGCTGGCGCTCGGGGCGGCCAACCTGGATAATTATTTTCAGGGAATCAATCAGCGTTCGCTGAGCATATACAGCGGGATCAATGTACAGGGCTCATTCTATACCTCCATTCTGTCAGTCAAGAACCCGAATGCGCTTCCAAAAGGGACCGTTCAGCCGGACAACCGCAACATCGTGTCCACCCAATTGTACAATCTGTTCCTGTCCGACCGGAATATTTTTCAGATCCATCTTTATGTAAGGGCTAACAAACAGTCCAACACGCTGCTGAAAGGGCTGTTCCGCAGGGAAATCAATAACCGGTATACGCCTCTGCCGAATCCCGACGGTTCGAACCGGCCGTTCATAGAAGCGACACATATGGATCATCAATACGGCGTGAAGTCGGGATTTCCGAACTATAAAGCGGGAGAGACGCCGGTGTTCAGCGTCCATTATCCCATCTACCGGACGCCCAGCAACGAAGTTATTGCCGATCTGTCGCTCGACTTCCGGTTGACGGAGCTGGAAACAATATCCAAATCGATGTACAACTCCGGAACCGAGCGTCTCTATATTGTGGATGAGCAGGGAAAGGTCCTATATGCTTCGGGCGGGGATTGGATCGGCAAGCCGATTGAAGCAAGCTGGAGCAAGCTTCCGCAGGGAGCGGGCAGCGGTCATTTCTCATGGAATAATAAGGAGTTTAAGGGTATTATTATGTATAGGCATATTGACTCGGCTATTTTTAAAGGCAATATTATTAAGCTGGTACCCTATGAGGACCTGTACAGAGACGCGCGGACCATTAGCCGCATCAATACTGGAATCGGCGTGCTTTTTCTGATTATCGCGGTAATTGCGGGCGTCTTGATCTCCATCGGCTTCACAAGACCGATCAAGAAGCTGATTTCCTATACGCAGAAGGTGCAGATCGGACAGCTTGACGCTTCCGTTGATTTGGTGCGCGTGGATGAATTCGGGCTGCTGGCCCGCAAGATTACCGATATGACCCGTACGATCAACGACTTGATTCTTCAGGAATACCGGCTGGAAATCGCCAATAAGACGAACCAGCTGAAGGTGCTGCAGGCCCAGGTCAATCCGCATTTTCTGTACAATGCGCTGCAGTCGATCGCCACCCTGTCCCTCAGGTATAACGCTCCGAAAATATATGATCTCATTTACTCCTTGGGCAGCATGATGCGGTATTCGATGACGACGGACGGGAACCAGGTGACGCTTCAAGATGAGATTGAGCATGTGCAAAATTATGTGGCTCTGCAAAGGGAGCGCTTCGGCGAGGAGAATTTGCGGATGGACGTCGATGTCGAGGAAAGAGCAAGCGGTATTTTCGTGCCGAAAATGATTCTGCAGCCATTGGTGGAGAATATATTCAAGCACGGTTTCCGCGACGGGATTAAGGATGGAGTGATCTCCATTACAGGCAAGCTGGATGCGGAAGGCCGGCTGGTCATCATGGTCCGGGATAACGGCAAAGGCATTTCGGACGAACGGTTGAAGGAAGTAAGGGACTGTCTTGAACGGACGGAGCACAGCGGGGAGGAAGGGATCGGGCTCCGCAACGTGCTTGCGAGGCTTCGGCTTCAGATCAGTGAACGGTCGCAGCTTCATCTGCAAGGCGGCGAAGACGGAGCGGAGGTCGTCATGATTATACCCCTGGATAATACAGCCGGCAGGAAGGAAGAGAGAACGGAATGA
- a CDS encoding response regulator: MKVLIVDDEKHVREAIRYFVPWEKYDVRDIYEATNGKEAMEIILEQQPAVVFTDMRMPLMDGAQLLEWLHRYSPYTKTIVISGYQDFDYVKPAIVYGGVDYLLKPLNSKQLISAAERAFQKWKEEKLERERTFHQNIQLNVLRPLYWDKTLSDLVNGTIAFQDLEEALFKELGLPRNAKRCRTAVISLQSSGGQLLQRFQGDIQLTSFVLANVCNEIVSSRKQGFAFRYWHEGADVAVLFWDGVDEAESLLLEINESVKRAYGIPLDIGLSTVLPFPEGLCAAFSQARQGLAERNLLEKGNRIHLYRKDRPEAAPDGGAKNAGLLEKLGLSLLSGDTEKIVRSLEEWTGSIAGSGVLTMSGLKVWEERLEHVLTKWRQEWAGSEEALSDEPSFPAGMDESGNFSIERWREGVKAYLLAKVGESKISRSSDSRIILEIRDYLDKNFQQEITLQHIADRFFLSRENVSRKFKQVTGENLSDYLTNLRIDKAKELLQNSEMRLSRIAELVGYEDEKYFSRVFKKATGQTPREFRKREEE; this comes from the coding sequence ATGAAAGTACTGATTGTAGACGATGAAAAGCATGTGCGCGAAGCCATCCGCTATTTTGTACCTTGGGAAAAATACGACGTCCGCGATATATACGAAGCCACGAATGGCAAGGAAGCGATGGAAATCATTCTGGAGCAGCAGCCAGCGGTCGTATTTACAGATATGCGGATGCCGCTCATGGACGGCGCCCAGCTGCTGGAATGGCTGCACCGCTATTCTCCTTACACGAAGACCATTGTAATCAGCGGCTATCAGGATTTCGACTATGTTAAGCCGGCTATAGTATACGGGGGAGTCGATTATCTGCTTAAGCCGCTGAACAGCAAGCAGCTGATCTCCGCCGCCGAGCGCGCCTTTCAGAAATGGAAGGAGGAGAAGCTGGAGAGAGAACGGACCTTCCATCAAAATATCCAGCTCAACGTTCTCCGTCCGCTGTATTGGGACAAGACGCTTTCGGATCTGGTTAACGGCACCATCGCCTTTCAGGATCTGGAGGAGGCGCTGTTCAAGGAACTCGGGCTTCCGAGGAACGCGAAGCGCTGCCGGACAGCCGTCATTTCCCTTCAGTCCTCGGGAGGCCAGCTGCTGCAAAGGTTCCAGGGCGATATTCAACTGACATCCTTCGTTCTGGCCAATGTCTGCAATGAAATCGTAAGCTCGCGGAAGCAGGGCTTTGCGTTTCGTTACTGGCATGAAGGCGCGGATGTGGCCGTGCTGTTCTGGGACGGTGTGGATGAGGCAGAGAGCCTGCTGCTAGAGATTAACGAGTCGGTCAAGCGGGCGTACGGCATTCCGCTCGATATCGGGCTAAGCACGGTCCTTCCCTTTCCGGAAGGGCTGTGCGCCGCTTTTTCACAGGCAAGGCAGGGGTTAGCGGAGCGGAATCTTCTAGAGAAGGGAAACCGAATTCATTTGTACCGGAAGGATCGGCCCGAAGCGGCGCCGGACGGAGGGGCTAAGAACGCTGGGCTGCTGGAGAAGCTGGGGCTCTCGCTGCTGTCGGGCGATACGGAGAAAATCGTCCGAAGTCTTGAGGAGTGGACCGGTTCGATTGCCGGAAGCGGTGTGCTGACCATGAGCGGCCTTAAAGTTTGGGAGGAACGGCTTGAGCATGTGCTGACCAAGTGGCGGCAGGAATGGGCCGGCAGCGAGGAGGCCTTGAGTGATGAACCGTCCTTCCCGGCGGGGATGGATGAGAGCGGCAACTTCTCTATCGAACGCTGGAGGGAAGGGGTAAAGGCGTATCTGTTGGCAAAGGTCGGCGAAAGCAAAATTTCCCGCAGCTCGGACAGCCGAATCATACTGGAAATCAGGGATTATCTGGATAAGAATTTCCAGCAGGAGATTACGCTGCAGCATATCGCGGACCGCTTCTTCCTCAGCCGGGAGAACGTCTCGCGCAAGTTCAAACAGGTTACAGGTGAAAATCTGTCCGACTATTTAACGAATTTGCGGATCGACAAGGCCAAGGAACTGCTGCAGAACTCGGAGATGCGCCTGTCGCGGATTGCTGAACTGGTCGGCTACGAAGACGAGAAGTATTTCAGCCGCGTGTTCAAGAAGGCGACGGGACAGACGCCGCGGGAATTCCGGAAGCGGGAGGAGGAGTGA
- a CDS encoding MarR family winged helix-turn-helix transcriptional regulator codes for MFGKIRDAANKMILSELGKHGVEGIAPSHGDILMYLYEKNGLSVKELVEKNHRTQPTVTVLVDKLEKLGYVVRKKSEEDSRVTLINLTEKGIQLKPIFREISEKLNNVIYGDLHITEKEQLEHLLERILSRF; via the coding sequence ATGTTTGGAAAGATTAGAGATGCCGCCAACAAAATGATTTTGTCGGAGCTTGGGAAGCATGGAGTGGAAGGTATCGCTCCTTCTCACGGAGATATTTTAATGTACCTTTACGAAAAAAACGGATTGTCTGTGAAGGAATTGGTTGAAAAAAATCATCGCACTCAGCCAACAGTAACAGTATTAGTGGATAAGTTAGAGAAATTAGGTTATGTAGTAAGAAAAAAAAGTGAGGAGGATAGCAGAGTAACTCTAATCAACCTTACTGAAAAAGGTATCCAACTGAAACCAATTTTTCGTGAGATTTCGGAAAAATTAAACAATGTCATTTACGGTGATTTACATATCACTGAAAAAGAACAACTGGAACACTTGTTAGAAAGAATTTTAAGCAGATTCTAA